The Ascaphus truei isolate aAscTru1 chromosome 11, aAscTru1.hap1, whole genome shotgun sequence genome includes a window with the following:
- the ITPRIPL2 gene encoding inositol 1,4,5-trisphosphate receptor-interacting protein-like 2, giving the protein MTAYSLNLRVFWPLVTCLLTATWCLFQALRGHSTEQQEAGGCPGHAAGSGWQLLCKLSLLLLLCYIVIRCCSSPQQRQRAAPSLATQQQQQQQRQEQHRETQLRSYYDHQIRLSPHVLGHSKAHVSQIVSELIKVGKAKQHDASVTFRGDFVQVGSAYEQHKINSPDCFDILVPLKVPQSLKLELLFGAAGKGSAPLLQGSVRCGVAAPKKCEWVKIYKQFSDGFCMEIEHRHQLSSALVLKWFHWKIQRCLSVIRYQFEERCHITLCVCDEKLILKILPRSDYVCCHISMAVRLIPAFHLGDSVFLIAQPWAKALHQDTANLEAYWGLNFSKHEQRLMSWFKDRAPANSCHLKCLQIMKALRDLSCKAFQPSFSSHWCSILSSYTLKTAFFYLVLKVPFENWDDSFLMERMEDFIQFFRQCLQEQKLMHFFLGNNNLPSIITIPKMFKEAAPVNLLGGYQADILDLASFQLLNMWTQIPQIIRMNSNPKYFFRESSRCKHTIFN; this is encoded by the coding sequence atgacaGCCTACTCGTTGAACCTCCGCGTTTTCTGGCCCTTGGTGACCTGCCTCCTCACAGCCACCTGGTGCCTCTTCCAAGCCCTGAGGGGCCACAGCACCGAGCAGCAGGAGGCAGGGGGCTGCCCGGGACACGCAGCCGGCAGCGGCTGGCAGCTGCTCTGCAAGCTGTCcctgctgctcctgctctgcTACATTGTAATCAGATGCTGCAGCTCCCCCCAGCAGCGCCAGCGTGCAGCCCCCAGCCTGgccacgcagcagcagcagcagcagcagcgccaaGAGCAGCACAGGGAGACCCAGCTGCGAAGTTACTACGACCACCAGATCCGGCTCTCCCCCCATGTCCTGGGCCACAGCAAGGCGCATGTCAGCCAGATCGTCAGCGAGCTGATCAAGGTGGGCAAAGCCAAGCAGCACGATGCCAGCGTCACCTTCAGGGGGGACTTTGTGCAGGTTGGCAGCGCCTATGAGCAGCACAAGATCAACAGCCCGGATTGCTTCGACATTCTGGTGCCCCTCAAGGTGCCACAGAGCCTCAAATTGGAGCTCCTCTTTGGGGCAGCTGGGAAGGGGTCAGCACCCCTCCTGCAGGGGAGTGTGAGGTGTGGGGTGGCAGCACCCAAGAAGTGTGAGTGGGTGAAGATTTACAAGCAGTTCAGTGATGGCTTCTGCATGGAGATAGAGCACAGGCACCAGCTGTCATCCGCCCTGGTGCTCAAGTGGTTCCACTGGAAGATCCAAAGATGCCTAAGCGTGATCAGGTACCAGTTTGAGGAGAGGTGTCACatcacgctgtgtgtgtgtgacgagaAGCTCATCCTCAAAATCCTACCCAGGTCAGACTACGTGTGTTGTCACATCTCCATGGCTGTGAGGCTTATCCCTGCCTTTCACTTGGGGGACTCTGTTTTCCTAATCGCCCAGCCCTGGGCCAAAGCTTTGCATCAGGACACTGCCAACCTGGAGGCCTACTGGGGTCTCAACTTCTCCAAACACGAACAGCGGCTTATGAGTTGGTTTAAGGACCGGGCCCCTGCCAACTCGTGCCACCTAAAGTGCCTGCAGATCATGAAGGCCTTGAGGGATCTGAGTTGCAAAGCTTTTCAGCCTTCCTTCTCCTCCCACTGGTGCTCCATCCTCTCCTCTTACACCTTGAAGACTGCCTTCTTCTACCTGGTCCTAAAAGTCCCCTTTGAAAACTGGGATGATTCTTTCCTCATGGAGAGGATGGAAGATTTCATTCAGTTCTTCAGACAGTGTTTGCAGGAGCAGAAGCTGATGCATTTCTTCCTGGGAAATAACAACCTCCCCAGCATCATTACTATACCAAAAATGTTCAAAGAAGCAGCGCCGGTCAATTTGCTGGGCGGATACCAGGCTGATATTTTGGATCTAGCTTCTTTTCAGCTCCTGAACATGTGGACTCAGATTCCTCAAATAATAAGAATGAATTCCAATCCTAAATACTTTTTCAGGGAATCCTCCAGATGCAAACACACAATCTTTAATTAG